The stretch of DNA tgaagggccttgctcaagggcccaacagtggcagcttgccgggcctgggtatcgaacccacaaccctgttatcataTGAATGCGAGGTTGCACAGGTGTTCCTAATCAGTaattaaatcctgtctttatttcctcagtaaatcactgatattagaataaacactaataataacactcctacagaaagctgtggaggttctccatcactgtgttcatcactagaacatctccaaagttctcctctctcatggagtctagtgttatttagagttctcctcagatcaacacctggtttggtggtaaatcagggcttaatgatggtaaatcaggtgagctgctgctgctgctgatgatgatgatgatgatggagttgaacacatcctccacgctgtgctggctggactggggggcgtccaggagaaccctggaggaaccgagctctgttcttcagactagctcaccgacaagatctcactactttctttcttcagaattatattatttttgaatCATGACAGGACTAGAATCCTATATGCAGATCCGTGGCTCTTCCATACGACGTCTCCATTGGAATCCCATTGAAACAAAGGCGCTTGGCCTCCTATTCATCTCCAGAACCTtcaacaaatgaataaatgagattGAATCTGCTTTCAAATGAAGAATTGAAGGCTCGCCTGCTTGCGGTTTGAGCACTCTTGGCAAACAGGAAACAAAAGTGTTATTGTATGGATTGTGTTGACATCGCACAGATGAGGCCTAGCCGGTGCCCTGCGGAGTTGGCCCTGACTAGATAGAGCCCTGCTTTAAAACAAATTAATTGAGGATTACTATCGGTTATGTAACACGATCTTAATACACGCTCAAGCTCAGAGACGGACTAATTAGCATCCTGTTAATTGGGTAATTAGACAAATGAAAAGCGCTCGGCTTCCAaagggaggggggagggaggggtcGTTTCGCAGAACGATAGCCTCCCTGCTGCTGAAGTCACAGCGAGACGTAAAAGGAACAATAGGAGGCAGCTGCCTCATGCTTAATAAAGCAGAACCCAGCGGAGTGCGCTGGAATCTAGCAGAGAGGAGCTGTCACCTTATTTCACTCTTAACCTCCGGAAAATAAGACGTGCCAAAGCCGCGATCACTCAAAAGAAAACGTGGCCTACTTTCCAATAGCTCACAGGGAAAGACCGTGGTAGCATCTACATGCTGGGTGCTGTATGAGGAGGGGGGTTCAAGGATTCTAAGgccctgtgactgacaggaacCCTAAAAAGCTATATAGCACTAATCGAGTGTTTTGATGGAACTGTTAGAATTGCAggacccagtgtaatatcttttcatggggcctaaatccctggcagtgccccCTGTCTACACAGATAATGCCCTGATTGTTGTCTCTAAGGATACAGCTATATTAGATGAGATCACTGCATTAAAATAGAGACAGTTCATCACCATCCGAGCAAAACCTTAGATCTCCGAAATgacaaccttcttaactttctaTGAAAGTCAATTAATTTGAAGTcatttgggagcatttctattggttcattcatcggGGAATACATTCATGTGGGCCCCCCTCTGAGCAGCCAAAACGGCTATGATGCTCAGCTCtctgtcgaggcatggactccacaagacctctgaaggtgttctgtggtctctggcactataatacattagcagcagatcctttaggtggggcctccataagcTGAATGGGAAAAATAAgactgtaataaatgtaaataatcattaatgcaataaaacactgtattatattataataaatacaaataactatGAATGCAGTACTGGACCTGGAAATACTGGCCTTACTCATCCTACACTGGAGCATGCTGAGATTGTCTGCCCTGACTCCACATTGACCACTAGATGGAGACaacaaatggcaaaaaaaaaaggcagaggTATGACCCATAGAGgtcctacctcacaacttacagaacttagtGCCACATAGCACAGCAGGACACTGGTGGAGACCaaaagagctgttttggtggcacaataTTAGTATATATTCAATATTAGGGGCATAACATTTTAATGTGCACCCTCTTCGCTCATAGTAAATAAGCACAATTTATAAAAATGCAGAATTTAAAAGACAATAATCTTTTTTCTAGTAATCTTCTGTGTAATGTGGACTTGGCCCGTGACGGCAAAGCAGTACAATGTTCCAAAAAGAACTGGAGGAGAGAAATAGACTATACTGAACCTCTGTGTCTTATTACTGGGTATGAAAACACTTTTTAATGCTGAAAGATTTGATATTATCATGTTATATTGACCTATTTTcctatgattatatatatatatatatatatacacacacacacacacacacacacaaatagcaCTATACTACTATATAATACTATGTACGCTTTActatgagtttgtgtgtgtgtgtatatatatatatatatatatatatatatatatatataaattttattttatatgttatatttacatattttcctACCTTTCTTTTTAGATATTAAGATATTATGGatgaaatatatacatatcgttgctgtccaatgaaaaacacatatctattttttgtccgtttttagttttctccatgatttgaaccctgtagctgctttttttacacagtgtaaataattttggatgaacagaccaatagaaatgctctaaaccaGGACTAAACTTGAAATACACTGGCATGAAAAAcatacttattttacattgacttcaattcAAAGTTCAGAGCATTTTTGCCTTGACCTGTAAAAGCATAAATTTGGAattacatgtgtttttactaGACAGCGACAAGATATTTACATGTCCCATCTTTCCTTTATACCaataccaatatatatattataatgacatataatataaatgatatattataCACAATTTATATCAAATGACTAATTCCGTAAATGTTTTcctcacacttttttttacatttgtacctaaaataatcattttaatcTCATTTTGAAAGTATTTCTGCTTTGTTGTACTGCAGTACTTACGTTCTGTATGTGCTCGGCTCTCATTCAGTCCACACTGCCGCTGATAGCAAGTAATGATTATCAACAACACTCCTCATTCTGTAAACAAGTATTTTGGCTGTAAAGTGTTGACTCTCGAGTGTCCTCTTCACTTGTGTGAATGGGGTCTGGCGTGAAGTGCTGCCCTCTACAAGTGGAGTGCTGCACTTAAACACTGGATACAGTCTGATAACCAATCAGGTCCTTCACACAATGCAGCTTTGGTGGCCTATCTGTTGGTGGTGAGGGTTTCTTAGACAGTAATCCTGTGAGGAGAACGTATGCTAGTACAGGACCACCTCACACTGTTGATCAGTGAAGACATGCACTCTTAAGAAAGCTACACAGGGCCCTGCCGGTGTCTCCAGTTTATGTCTTTTGGGGGATAAAACAGAAACCCCAATACGGTGTATATTGAGTTTTGATGGTGGGGATAACCGCCAGACCAATCACCCACCTGTCCAACACTCCAAGAATGGAAAATCCCACATGATGAGTGAGACCACATCATACAAGGTTATGTTAGCTAGAATAAGGGGCAAAGCACCTGTGGAACTGGGAATTTGGGCTTATTTCATGGATCTTACTTGGAACTGACAGCATGATTTTGAGACTAGAGCTAAGAGATGTCTGTATACCTTATTGATtaacttcattattattattattattattattattaaatgatatTATACAAAAaagctacaaagggttcttcaatcGAACCATTCTTGCAGAAATGAAGTGTGttaggaaccttttaaaggtttaaagaaatgGATTTAGACGATTCTTtaccattttaaaggttcttcatgcctagtgattggtgtggcgcaacagataaccccACTACCCGGACAcggggaattgtagtacactgagatgctgtagctgtcgtctcactgcttacacgcgatcactcaggtttgtgtacggtggagcagatggacgctagagtttcagggagctcccgtgtctgtgttaccttctggctctctccttttaattaggctgttatagtcagacctgccggagtcatcagacacactctgatactgcccaacgttctctgatctctataaaatcctctcagtactaactctgtctctttaccttctccgagtaaatgatCACCCAGctcgacctgctggaagactgactgctggggtcccctctacctgcgccagaccagctgccacctaccagtacaaccagcaggccccccacccaccaccacccatagcaggcCAGCGGCtcagcctcctaccctgctacctgtctaatgaccatgttccaacctaaatggactcgtaaccatctgccactattaataatatcaccactattaactatctgctgtatctggtttgatcatttttatcaataatttataaatagttctgatcagaggaggacgggtcgggtcccccttgtgagtcttggttccccccaaggtttcttcctccagctctgagggagattttcttgccactgtcgccgttggggctcactgggggtcttggatccttcatgtcttacgttatttcttttttttcgtctctgtcttttattaattactaattatgtaaagctgttttgtgacgacaacagttgtaaaaagctatacaaataattttgacttgacttgactaccgGCCAGAAAGCtaccacagcatgtgggagactggggttcgattcctggtctgggtgactgtgctgtgctacaccaataagagtccttgggcaagactcctaacactacagtgACCCTCCTTTGTAATAAGAGTAACCTTGTAAGGCACTCTGGATACGAGCGTAACTGTAATGCTCACATGTCTTTTCCAtacaatggttctttagggaagcaAAGGAGGTTCTTTTATGACCCCTCTAGCACCTGTGAGTTTAAGAGTGATTAAAGTATCTACAGTTTACATGGTAGCTACTAGGGGCAATTCATCTGCGTTATaatcaaaagtttgtggacaccccttgtctagtccctgtagaaagtgctgccaatagaataggactctctggagcagataatccataaacctattggcactaagGCGTGGgatatagaggggtataaagctccccagcatcgaggagctgtggagcagtggaagaactgtgttctctggaatgatggatggtggagctccatccagtactactgagtgggatgagttggagagttggggatgacgaggtggggtggtgctcatcatccaacatccttttgaatgcaatcaaattcaatGCAATGCACGTAAATCCACAGTGAAATTCAGAACTTCAGAGGTGTCAGAAAGGTGCTgaatatcaagaaaagaacacctctccaactgttaggTACCAGGATGGATTGCGTTGCAGCCAGTGCCACAGTCGTAGAGGGGAGAATGGATTCGGTTAAattccagcaaaaaaaaaaaatatatatatatatatataatttcagaggaaacaatgaacaaacaggtgtcccaatacttttgtccaaatactgtATATGGTCTAAATGTAGCAAGTTTGTAAGTCCTCCTGTGGCTCTTTTGCTATCGACTGGTAGCATCTGGTGAGGACCTACTTCAAGCCTGTCTATCTCCAGatagactatatggacaaaagtattgggacacttccacattccacctacaggagctctTAGAATGAAaacccattctaaacccataggctgtattaatatggagctggtcccctttgctctaccagcagcagcaggtctggagctctgctgcagttactgagtcagttggaggcttttctgcactctgctctgagctcagcactcggccctgaccccgctctgtaactttacgtggtctgacagacactcggtggatactgagctgctctctgtgagctgttcctcctaaactcttccactgttcaataataacaccactcacagctgatggaggaagatctaggagagaaggtctaaatttcaccagctgacttgttgttggtgcagcggtgtctcctattacatacagaaccacgctggagttcagtgagctcttcagaacctcccgttctttcagtaatgtgtgtgagaaaggccgactgcagggctaggtgcttgattttaacAGCTGTGGCACTGATTTCAATGATTTaaaggtgtgtccaaatacttttgtccatatagtgtgcaaTATACCGTCTCCTCCTGTATATAAACCGGGTCTACTTGTGCATGTTTCTTTCAGccaggtcaggtactgatgttggattatcaGTTCTGCCACTCATGGGGGTCCatcactccactgctccacagtccaatGTTGTGGGGCTTGGCATTGGGGTTGGTGAGCTTAGGCCACTTAGCAGAGAACCACCGGAATGCCCCTGTTATTCGGAGCATCTCTATTTTAATCATTTCCTCCACTTTTTAATATCACGCAATTTAATATCAGCCGGGAATGCGCTACACTGGACTATACTGTGGCTATTTTAAGGTTAGACCTGAGAGCCTCCGGGcaaatacttcactcagtgGAGTTTAATGAAATTGTGCTTCCAGAGGTGAACACTAGAGTGCACACTTCATTAAAAATCCCCTCCTTGTTCCTTGAAGTGTTCTCACTGTACACAGAGCTCAGTATCAGGACTTCATTATCGCCCTAAACTATTCAAATACAAAGAGAATTACAGGATATGGTAAATAAGATATTCACGGCGTGTTCCAGTGAGAGCACTGAGAGTGCATCAtaagtgtggttggtgtggcgcaacagataacaccgctACCTGCCACTGTGTTAtaacaccatgtggaagaccagggttcgattcctggtctgggtgactagtcaagtcaagtcaagtcaaatttatttgtatagcgctttttacaactgttgtcgtcacaaagcagctttacataattagtacttaataaagaacagagacagagaagaaagaaggaataacatgaagcgtcaaagacccccgtgagcaagccaacggcgacagtggcaaggaaaaactccctcagagctggaggaagaaaccttgggaggaaccaagactcacaagggggacccgtcctcctctggccagactgttttaaacattaatgataaaaatgaccaaagcagatacaacagaaagttaatagtggtgatattaatagtgtcagacaggcacgagtccatctaggagcacgagtccatctaggactatgctgcactacaccaataagagtccttgggcaagactcctaacactacattggccctctgTACTACATGctgcctctgtaatacgagtaaccctgtaagtcgctctggataagagtgtctgctaaatgtaaaGTTACTAAAATGTAAAGTGTCTGAAATTGAATTAGATGAAATTAAACTGAATCCAAAGTAAAACTGTGAGAATTAAAAGTGATGGGGAAGTCGTGGCCTaatggttagagaagtgggcttgagaCTGAAAGGTCACCGGTTCAAATTCTACTGGCAGGTGAGAATTGGGGGTGGGTAAAGGATCCCTCGGTGCACTCCATGGCCTAATCCCTGAGTGCTGgagttggagtgtgtgtgctcacagCCCCTAGTACACTAgagtgtgtatgttcactaccacGGACACATTTCACTCTACATTGTACCGCAGCAACtacttcagaatcagaatctctttatttcaccaagtatgttacccatacaaggaatttgtcttggtgagagcaacacgtatgacaagtaacaaagaaacacagaacacagtcttaaactaaaggaaaatgacactaaacaataaatagggtaggggataaattaaaaaagtaaaaagtactaaagagtactaaggtaataaagagctgaaaatatatttacagaaaagaaaagaacacctgtacaggtgtgcaaattgcacctttacctttttaatagTAAGTAATTTACCTCGGAAATACAAGTAAATAAAGTCCACTTTCACTGTTAAGCAAACCTCACATATTTAAAATGACAACGTAATAATAAATAGCTTTTAATTTGAAGTGAATGCTAAAGTAACGTTGGCAAGGTGGGGTAGCTAGCAGTTAGTAGCAGTCCCCTAacagtactatggtcaccttattgacttgtgcttagtaatgtctaaagatTAGAGgtgtcttttaattattagtctatttaaactagctgaggtttttcttgagtaaatagcaaagcacttttgtaagtctctctggataagagcgtctgctaaatgccctaaatgtaaatgtaaatgtaacaacgGCTGGCACCAGCATCCCCAGTAACCTCCGCATATCGCTCATTTCTGCGCTCTCTATTGTTGTTCGGTAAAATTAAAAAATCGTAAGATTCCGCCTTAGAGAGGCGTTTAAACTTAATTCCTGCAGAAAATCAGTATTTAAACACGTGATCTTGAGCAGCAAGAGCGGAAATGTGCAAAACGTAAAGTTCGGCCTTTGTTAGGGGACTAACTGCTAGCTACATCATGCTACATCAGCTAGCGCTACTCTTGTGCTATGTGCTATTGGGTCGCTAACTGAACGTCACTGTTTATTCCTAATAGACTCCTAATAAACTCCTGACAGATTTAGAttcactgtttattacacagcAGATTTTCTTTATAACAGGATTTAGAAGCTAGCCGGCTAACTGGCTAATgctacaataataaaaacacgTTTCCAGTTTAAGCCTTTAAATAAAGCGTTATCTAAAAACGGAGACATAAACAGGAATATGTTACTTATGTTAATTAAGAGCCGacttaaaaataacaacaaataacGTATTTTTTGTGCCGAGCTAACCCGGCTAGCTTGACgctaacatagctagctaccaaaAAAGATACAGCTATCACAAATTCTTTATTGGATTGcgttaaacaaattaatattccCTTATCAATCAGGAAGCCTGTTTAGATAGCCTGTTTCTCGGCGTCACCAGCTAGCAGGTAGTCGCCTAATATGATATCGGCCATTTCCGCGTAACGCTCATTtccacgctctctctcttctggaGGAAATTCGTAATAAAAATCGTAACCTTCTGCCTTAGAAAGGCGTTTAAGCTCACATCTGCACACAATATTGTACCCGGCCATTGTTAGGGGCCTCAGGGCTAACAGAACACCAGCGTAGGCctgtttagctagctaatacCCTGGGTGTCTTTCTCTGTGGGCATTTCGGCGAACTTCCTGCAGCTTTCGGTGTTTATACGCAGTTATGGAGGACATAGAGACGCCCTTACGTCCATGTGACGATGCAAACTAGCATCTGAGTTGGAAATAAAGGATAATGCATCATTAGCATTGACAGACTGCTGCCAATTGTCTGTGCATTGTGATTTACAGGATAACCAGCTATACGTTTACTGCAGAATTTAGCACAAGCATCATGCAATTCTGAGCATGACATGCTGCAGATACCTGCAGGATGCTGTGAAGCAACCCTCCTGCAAGCATATGCACATTATATGCTCAGCTCACTGCTGGGCTGTAAAGGGAGCCTGCCCCTTTAAACGCTCGGTGGAGCCACCCCACCGCTCTCGAGCAGAGTCAGAGCTCAGCCCAGCCTCGTCACACAGGGAAACCCAGGCGAGCCCCTCCACCACAGACCCCCTGAACGGGGCATTTCAGCGCTGGACTGAGCGAGGAGCAGAGGGCAGCAGGTCTGGCTCGAGCTGCTGCAGAAGCGAGACCCTGCAACACTGGGGGTCTTCCTCAGGAGCGCTTAGGTGAGGAAGACCACGGAGCTGTGAAGCTGCACGAGGCCCTACAGCCGTGGCTGAGCTTCCTAGCTGGTGCTATCTTCCTCACGCGaccccacaccacacctccACCGTGGAGCAGGCTGAGCTGTGGTTATGAGCGCGCGCTGTGATTGTTTCTCTGCGCCTGCATTTTTTTAGTGATCGATCgaacgcacgcacgcacgcacgcacgagGAGGGGCGGCGCGCGCTGCTTGATGTTGTATCCCGTAGCTCCCGGATGGCGAACGCGAGCGACCCCGGTGGACCCCAGGACTCGGTGCAGCTGGCGGCGCTCGGCGCGATGCTGTGCGCGAGCGTGGCCGGCAACGCGCTCCTGTGCGCGCTCGTGCTGAAGGACAGCGCGCTCCACCGCGCGCCCTACTACCTGCTGCTGGACCTGTGCGCGGCGGACGCGGCGCGCGCCGCCCTCGGCTTCCCCGTGGCCGCCACGGCGACGGCCACGTCCACGGTTGCGCACGGGGCGCGCATGCGCCCGTGGGCGTGGCCCTGGGCGCACGCGTGGTGCCGCGCGGCCGCCGCGCTCGCCGCGCTCTTCTGCTTCCACGTTGCCTTCGTGCTGCTTGCCGCGAGCGTCACGCGCTACCTGGCCATCGCGCACCACCGCTTCTACGCCAAACGCGTCACGCCGTGCGCGTGCGCGGCGCTCGTGGCCGCTGCGTGGGCGCTCTCGGCCGCAGCCGCGCTGCCCCCGGCGTTGGAGGCACGCGGGGCGTTCCCACGTGACCCTGAGCATTGCGCCTTGGGCCACACCCCTGCACGCCCCGGTGACGCGCTGGGCCTGGCGCTCACGCTGGCGGCCGTGGTGGTCACCACGCACGCCGTCTACGCCAAGACCCTGTGCTTCGTCTACGGGCACCGGAAGATGAAGCCCACCCAGCCGGTTCCCGCCGTCAGCCACAACTGGACGTTCCACGGACCCGGCGCCACGGGCCAGGCCGCCGCCAACTGGATTGCGGGGTTTGGCCGGGGCCCCACGCCGCCCGCACTGGTGGGCGTGAGGCAGGCCCCTCGGGACGCTGGCCGCAGGCTGCTGGTGCTGGACGAGTTCAAGACGGAGAAGCGCATCGGCAAGATGTTCTACATGCTGACGCTCGCCTTCCTGCTGCTGTGGGCGCCCTACGTGGTGGCGTGCTACGCCCGTGTCTTCGCCGACGTGCCCCACGTCTACCTCACCGCCGCTGTGTGGCTCACGTTCGCCCAGACCGCTGCCAACCCTGTCATCTGCTTTGCCTTCAATAAGGAGCTGCGGGTGAGGCTGCGGGCCTGCTTCCCCTGCTGCGTCGCCACACAGACGCCGATGGAGCCGTACTGTGTGATCTGAGGGGATCTGTTGAAAGACTTAATTAGCATATCTCACTAATTAACGTTCacttttacagcatttatctgACTCTCGTATCCAGAGCGACAAACTTGTAAATGATGTTACACAGGGTGGAGAATGTCGGGTTGGGAGTCTCCACCAAGGAGTCTATTGGAGTGATGGGTTAAggccagggaatcgaaccctgatTCAATTCTGAGTTGCTAATTCAATGCTGAGTGTTGATTCAGTGCTGAGTGTTGATTCAATGCTGTGGTGTTGATTCTATGCTGAGGTGTTGATTCAATGCTGTGGTGTTGATTCAGTTCTGTGGTGTTGATTCAGTGCTAAGTGTTGATTCAATGCTGAGTGTTGATTTAATGCTGAGTGTTGATTCAATGCTGAGTGTTGATTCAATGCTGAGTGTTGATTTAATGCTAAGTGTTGATTCAGTTCTGTGGTGTTGATTCAGTTCTGTGGTGTTGATTCAATGCCGAGTGTTGATTCCATGCTGAGTGTTGATTTAATGCTGAGTGTTGATTCAGTGCTAAGTGTTGATTCTGTGCTGAGTGTTGATTCAATGCTGAGAGTGTTGATTTAGTGCTACGTGTTGATTCAATGACGAGAGTGTTGATTCAATGCTGAGTGTTGATTTAGTGCTACGTGTTGATTCAATGCTGAGTGTTGATTTAGTGCTACGTGTTGATTCAATGCTGAGAGTGTTGATTCAATGCTGAGTGTTGGTTCAGTTCTATGGTGTTGATTCCATGCTAAGTGTTGATTCAATGCTGAGTGATGATTTCATTCTGAGAGTTGATTCAATGCTGAGTGTTTATTCAGTGCTGAGTGTTGATTCAATGCTGTGAGTGTTGATTTAATTCTGAGTGTTGATTCAATGCTGAGTGTTGATTCAATGCTGAGTGTTGATTCAATGCTGAGTGTTTATTCAATGCTGAGTGTTGATTCAATGCTGTGAGTGTTGATTTAATTCTGAGTGTTAATTCAATGCTGAGTGTTGATTCAATGCTGAGTGTTTATTCAGTGCTGAGTGTTGATTCAATGCTGTGAGTGTTGATTTAATTCTGAGTGTTAATTCAATGCTGAGTGTTGATTCAATGCTGAGTGTTGATTTAATTCTGAGTGTTTATTCAGTGCTGAGAGTTGATTCAATGCTTTGGTGTTGAGTTAATTCTCAGAGTTGATTCAATGCTTTGGTGTTGAGTTAATTCTCAGAGTTGATTCAATGCTTTGGTGTTGATTTAATTCTGAGAGTTGATTCAATGCTTTGGTGTTGATTTAATTCTGAGAGTTGATTCAATGCTGTGGTGTTGATTCAATGCTTTGGTGTTGAGTTAATTCTGAGAGTTGATTCAATTCTGAGTTTTAATTTAATGATGAGCATTGATTCAATGCTGTGAGTGTTAAAGACAAGTGaatttgctgtgttgctgtaAGCTCTATCCGAGAGCACCAACCATTCGGGCCCTCCATAAATAACCAACAACTGGTACCAGAATCACTCATTTCTGGGCTGTGTTTTATGGGCCGGTCTGACCACGACTAATTGTTTACCTTTACAGTTCATCACACCCTTAAAATAAGaggcagtggttctatgtaCAACTAAAAGAACCATATGGATGTTTACACAGTTCTATGCCTGATTAAACGATTCTTCTCTTTGATGGAAAATCAAATAAATTGATCaattggttctatatagcaccagaaAGACTTACACTATACTGAACCTTTTCAGTGATATGTATAGAACCCTGAAGTCCGAGTGCAGTGAGACGGGCTGAGCTGGTTAACTCTTGGATCTAACAGTGGTTTCAGATTTGAATGCCTCACTTCTgtataattactgaataataatcatAGGATGTCATAAAGGTCACACAGTATCAGTGGGATACCTGCAAACACAAAATAACATCATAGTGAATACAACAAATGAATCTAAGAGAATCTTAAGAGAAAATATCAATGCCACCTAGAATGCTGGGCTGCACCTTTACTAATGTCTACTAATATGACGTCAGAGAGGTACTTCAGCGTCGGTAAATCTATCAGGGACTGTTCTTTTTACTAAAAACTGGAAAGTAAATGGACTAGATCACAAGTACCCGTTTCACAAAttccaaatgtatttattttaattgaactgTTAAATGTCATcacaaaaacttgtatctccatttttgccattttttactTATTGACAtttgtgtgaatctggcagttgttctttacattgtatcagaatttcatgaagaatggaccaatagaagtgcaagtcatttt from Salminus brasiliensis chromosome 7, fSalBra1.hap2, whole genome shotgun sequence encodes:
- the gpr27 gene encoding probable G-protein coupled receptor 27, producing the protein MANASDPGGPQDSVQLAALGAMLCASVAGNALLCALVLKDSALHRAPYYLLLDLCAADAARAALGFPVAATATATSTVAHGARMRPWAWPWAHAWCRAAAALAALFCFHVAFVLLAASVTRYLAIAHHRFYAKRVTPCACAALVAAAWALSAAAALPPALEARGAFPRDPEHCALGHTPARPGDALGLALTLAAVVVTTHAVYAKTLCFVYGHRKMKPTQPVPAVSHNWTFHGPGATGQAAANWIAGFGRGPTPPALVGVRQAPRDAGRRLLVLDEFKTEKRIGKMFYMLTLAFLLLWAPYVVACYARVFADVPHVYLTAAVWLTFAQTAANPVICFAFNKELRVRLRACFPCCVATQTPMEPYCVI